A single window of Streptomyces aquilus DNA harbors:
- the ffh gene encoding signal recognition particle protein, translating into MFDTLSDRLSATFKNLRGKGRLSEADIDATAREIRIALLEADVALPVVRTFIKNVKERALGAEVSRALNPAQQVLKIVNDELVTILGGETRRLRFAKQPPTVIMLAGLQGAGKTTLAGKLGHWLKGQGHSPLLVAADLQRPNAVNQLSVVADRAGVAVYAPEPGNGVGDPVKVAKDSIDFAKSKVHDIVIVDTAGRLGIDQEMMQQAADIRDAVSPDEILFVVDAMIGQDAVNTAEAFRDGVGFDGVVLSKLDGDARGGAALSIRQITGKPIMFASNGEKLDDFDAFHPDRMASRILDMGDLLTLIEQAEKTFSQEEAEKMASKLASKKGQDFTLDDFLAQMEQVRKMGSISKLLGMLPGMGQIKDQINNLDERDVDRTAAIIKSMTPGERQDPTIINGSRRARIARGSGVEVSAVKGLVERFFEARKMMSRMAQGGGMPGMPGMPGMGGGPGRAKKQPKKTKGKQRSGNPMKRKQQEQEEAARRAAAAQGGNAFGVPGQQAPQDFELPDEFKKFMG; encoded by the coding sequence GTGTTCGATACTCTCTCCGACCGCCTCTCAGCGACCTTCAAGAATCTGCGCGGCAAGGGGCGTCTGAGCGAGGCGGACATCGACGCCACCGCGCGCGAGATCCGTATCGCGCTGCTCGAAGCGGACGTGGCCCTGCCGGTCGTCCGGACGTTCATCAAGAACGTCAAGGAGCGTGCCCTCGGTGCCGAGGTCTCGCGCGCGCTGAACCCCGCCCAGCAGGTCCTGAAGATCGTCAACGACGAGCTCGTCACGATCCTCGGCGGCGAGACCCGGCGCCTGCGCTTCGCCAAGCAGCCGCCGACCGTCATCATGCTGGCCGGTCTCCAGGGTGCCGGTAAGACGACCCTCGCGGGCAAGCTCGGCCACTGGCTCAAGGGCCAGGGCCACTCCCCGCTGCTGGTCGCCGCCGACCTCCAGCGCCCCAACGCCGTGAACCAGCTGAGCGTCGTCGCCGACCGCGCGGGCGTCGCCGTCTACGCGCCGGAGCCGGGCAACGGCGTCGGTGACCCGGTCAAGGTCGCCAAGGACTCCATCGACTTCGCGAAGTCCAAGGTCCACGACATCGTCATCGTCGACACCGCGGGCCGCCTCGGTATCGACCAGGAGATGATGCAGCAGGCCGCGGACATCCGGGACGCGGTCTCTCCCGACGAGATCCTCTTCGTCGTCGACGCGATGATCGGCCAGGACGCGGTCAACACCGCCGAGGCCTTCCGCGACGGCGTCGGCTTCGACGGCGTGGTGCTCTCCAAGCTCGACGGTGACGCCCGCGGTGGTGCCGCCCTGTCGATCCGGCAGATCACCGGCAAGCCGATCATGTTCGCCTCCAACGGCGAGAAGCTCGACGACTTCGACGCCTTCCACCCTGACCGGATGGCCTCCCGCATCCTCGACATGGGTGACCTGCTCACCCTGATCGAGCAGGCGGAGAAGACGTTCAGCCAGGAAGAGGCCGAGAAGATGGCCTCCAAGCTGGCGTCCAAGAAGGGCCAGGACTTCACCCTGGACGACTTCCTGGCCCAGATGGAGCAGGTCAGGAAGATGGGCAGCATCAGCAAGCTGCTCGGGATGCTGCCCGGCATGGGGCAGATCAAGGACCAGATCAACAACCTCGACGAGCGGGACGTCGACCGCACCGCCGCGATCATCAAGTCGATGACCCCGGGCGAGCGTCAGGACCCGACGATCATCAACGGCTCCCGTCGCGCCCGTATCGCGCGCGGTTCCGGTGTCGAGGTCAGCGCGGTCAAGGGCCTGGTCGAGCGGTTCTTCGAGGCCCGCAAGATGATGTCCCGGATGGCCCAGGGCGGCGGTATGCCGGGCATGCCGGGGATGCCGGGCATGGGTGGCGGCCCCGGCCGCGCCAAGAAGCAGCCCAAGAAGACCAAGGGCAAGCAGCGCTCCGGCAACCCGATGAAGCGCAAGCAGCAGGAGCAGGAGGAGGCCGCGCGCCGCGCCGCCGCCGCGCAGGGCGGCAACGCCTTCGGCGTCCCGGGCCAGCAGGCCCCGCAGGACTTCGAGCTGCCGGACGAGTTCAAGAAGTTCATGGGCTGA
- a CDS encoding ammonium transporter: MAPAITLAADKLSVANTGFMLICSALVLIMTPGLAFFYGGMVRVKSTLNMLMMSFISMGIVTILWVLYGFSMAFGTDHGSIIGWENDFFGWTGIDKGDIWSGYTIPVFAFAVFQMMFAIITPALISGAIADRVKFSAWALFVVLWATVVYFPVAHWVWGTGGWAFELGVIDFAGGTAVHINAGAAALGVILVIGKRVGFKKDPMRPHSLPLVMLGAGLLWFGWFGFNAGSWLGNDDGVGSLMFVNTQIATAAAMLAWLAYEKIRHGAFTTLGAASGAVAGLVAITPSGGAVTPIGAIAVGAIAGVACAAAVGLKYRFGYDDSLDVVGVHMVGGVIGSLLIGFFASGKGQSDVEGLFYGGGLDQFWKQCAGVFAVLAYSLIASAILAFLLDKTIGMRVSEDEEVSGIDQAEHAETAYDFSGAGGGSAKPAVAAPAAAASKKVDA, encoded by the coding sequence ATGGCACCAGCCATCACGCTCGCCGCAGACAAGCTGTCGGTGGCCAACACAGGTTTCATGCTCATCTGTTCCGCCCTGGTGCTGATCATGACCCCGGGCCTCGCCTTCTTCTACGGGGGCATGGTCCGCGTCAAGAGCACCCTGAACATGCTGATGATGAGCTTCATCAGCATGGGGATCGTCACCATCCTGTGGGTGCTGTACGGCTTCTCCATGGCGTTCGGGACGGACCACGGCTCGATCATCGGCTGGGAGAACGACTTCTTCGGCTGGACGGGCATCGACAAGGGCGACATCTGGTCCGGGTACACGATCCCGGTCTTCGCCTTCGCCGTCTTCCAGATGATGTTCGCCATCATCACGCCGGCCCTGATAAGCGGCGCGATCGCCGACCGTGTGAAGTTCTCCGCCTGGGCGCTGTTCGTCGTCCTGTGGGCCACGGTCGTGTACTTCCCGGTCGCCCACTGGGTCTGGGGCACCGGCGGCTGGGCCTTCGAGCTGGGTGTGATCGACTTCGCCGGTGGTACGGCGGTCCACATCAACGCGGGTGCCGCGGCGCTCGGCGTGATCCTGGTCATCGGCAAGCGCGTCGGCTTCAAGAAGGACCCGATGCGCCCGCACAGCCTCCCGCTGGTCATGCTCGGTGCCGGTCTGCTGTGGTTCGGCTGGTTCGGCTTCAACGCCGGTTCGTGGCTCGGCAACGACGACGGCGTCGGCTCCCTGATGTTCGTCAACACCCAGATCGCCACCGCCGCCGCCATGCTGGCCTGGCTCGCCTACGAGAAGATCCGCCACGGCGCGTTCACCACCCTCGGTGCCGCCTCCGGCGCGGTCGCCGGTCTGGTCGCCATCACCCCGTCCGGTGGTGCGGTCACCCCGATCGGCGCGATCGCGGTCGGCGCCATCGCCGGTGTGGCCTGCGCCGCGGCCGTCGGCCTGAAGTACAGGTTCGGCTACGACGACTCGCTGGACGTCGTCGGTGTCCACATGGTCGGCGGTGTCATCGGCTCCCTGCTGATCGGCTTCTTCGCCAGCGGCAAGGGCCAGTCCGACGTCGAGGGCCTCTTCTACGGCGGCGGCCTGGACCAGTTCTGGAAGCAGTGCGCCGGTGTCTTCGCGGTCCTCGCCTACTCCCTGATCGCCTCCGCGATCCTCGCCTTCCTCCTCGACAAGACCATCGGTATGCGGGTCAGTGAGGACGAGGAAGTCTCGGGCATCGACCAGGCCGAGCACGCCGAGACCGCATACGACTTCAGCGGCGCCGGCGGCGGTTCCGCCAAGCCCGCAGTCGCCGCCCCGGCCGCCGCCGCGAGCAAGAAGGTGGACGCATGA
- a CDS encoding P-II family nitrogen regulator: MKLITAVVKPHRLDEIKEALQAFGVHGLTVTEASGYGRQRGHTEVYRGAEYTVDLVPKIRIEVLAEDDDAEQLIDVIVKAARTGKIGDGKVWSLPVETAVRVRTGERGPDAL, encoded by the coding sequence ATGAAGCTCATCACCGCAGTCGTCAAGCCCCACCGGCTCGACGAGATCAAGGAAGCCCTCCAGGCCTTCGGGGTCCACGGCCTGACGGTCACCGAGGCGAGCGGTTACGGTCGTCAGCGGGGCCACACCGAGGTCTACCGCGGTGCCGAGTACACCGTCGACCTGGTCCCGAAGATCCGTATCGAGGTCCTGGCCGAGGACGACGACGCCGAGCAGTTGATCGACGTCATCGTCAAGGCCGCCCGCACCGGCAAGATCGGTGACGGCAAGGTCTGGTCCCTGCCGGTCGAGACGGCCGTACGGGTCCGGACCGGCGAGCGCGGCCCCGACGCGCTCTGA
- the ftsH gene encoding ATP-dependent zinc metalloprotease FtsH: MTNPAPPRKSPDQPWRTEGTPEEPQKPSPGGRRPRGGWWSLVVTALVVFLIANLVLSFFNEGDEPTISYTEFSKQVDAGNVSKIYAKGDAIQGQLKKEQDNPEGDGKYTKFNTERPTFADDQLWEDLTKHNVTVTAEPVVQHRSFLANLLISLAPMLLLIVLWIFIARRMSAGMGGAGGMLGRKAPPKPVELESGEKRTTFADVAGIDEVEGELNDVVDFLKNPDAYRRMGAKMPRGVLLAGPPGTGKTLLARAVAGEAGVPFFSASASEFIEMIVGVGASRVRELFAEARKVAPSIIFIDEIDTIGRARGGGSGMGGHDEREQTLNQILTEMDGFSGSEGVIVIAATNRADVLDPALTRPGRFDRVVMVSPPDRGGREAILEIHTRDIPMADTVDLAQVARTTPGMTGAELANLANEAALLAVKRKQDQVTQTDLSEALEKVQLGAERPLVMPEEERRRTAYHESGHALLGMLQPGADPVRKITIVPRGRALGVTLSTPDADKYAYTEEYLRGRIIGALGGMAAEQVVYGVITTGAENDLEQVTNIARGMVARWGMSERVGRLSALPNDAQQAYGLAAAPQTLDVIDGEMRRIVDECYDEACRKLRDHRGQLDALAEALLENETLEEADAYRIAGVTRLTKDEA; encoded by the coding sequence ATGACCAACCCTGCGCCGCCCCGCAAGTCGCCGGACCAGCCCTGGCGCACCGAGGGCACCCCGGAGGAGCCGCAGAAGCCGTCCCCCGGTGGGCGCCGGCCGCGTGGCGGCTGGTGGAGTCTCGTCGTCACGGCGCTGGTCGTGTTCCTGATCGCCAACCTCGTGCTGTCCTTCTTCAACGAGGGCGACGAGCCGACGATCTCGTACACCGAGTTCAGCAAGCAGGTCGACGCCGGCAACGTCAGCAAGATCTACGCCAAGGGCGACGCGATCCAGGGCCAGCTCAAGAAGGAGCAGGACAACCCCGAGGGCGACGGCAAGTACACCAAGTTCAACACCGAGCGGCCGACCTTCGCGGACGACCAGCTCTGGGAGGACCTGACCAAGCACAACGTCACGGTCACGGCCGAGCCGGTCGTCCAGCACCGCAGCTTTCTCGCCAACCTGCTGATCTCGCTGGCCCCGATGCTGCTGCTGATCGTGCTGTGGATCTTCATCGCCCGGCGGATGAGCGCGGGGATGGGCGGTGCGGGCGGCATGCTCGGCCGCAAGGCGCCGCCGAAGCCGGTCGAGCTGGAGTCGGGGGAGAAGCGCACGACCTTCGCGGACGTGGCCGGCATCGACGAGGTCGAGGGTGAGCTCAACGACGTCGTCGACTTCCTGAAGAACCCCGACGCCTATCGGCGCATGGGCGCCAAGATGCCGCGCGGTGTGCTGCTCGCGGGGCCGCCCGGCACCGGCAAGACGCTGCTCGCGCGGGCGGTCGCCGGCGAGGCCGGGGTGCCGTTCTTCTCGGCGTCCGCCTCCGAGTTCATCGAGATGATCGTCGGCGTCGGCGCCTCACGCGTGCGGGAACTGTTCGCGGAGGCCCGCAAGGTGGCTCCGTCGATCATCTTCATCGACGAGATCGACACCATCGGCCGGGCCCGCGGCGGCGGCTCCGGCATGGGGGGCCATGACGAGCGCGAGCAGACCCTCAACCAGATCCTCACCGAGATGGACGGCTTCTCCGGCTCCGAGGGCGTCATCGTCATCGCGGCGACCAACCGCGCCGACGTCCTGGACCCGGCCCTGACCCGCCCCGGCCGCTTCGACCGGGTGGTCATGGTCTCGCCCCCGGACCGGGGCGGCCGTGAGGCGATCCTGGAGATCCACACCCGTGACATCCCGATGGCCGACACCGTCGACCTCGCCCAGGTCGCCCGCACGACCCCGGGCATGACCGGCGCCGAACTGGCCAACCTGGCCAACGAGGCGGCCCTCCTCGCGGTCAAGCGCAAGCAGGACCAGGTGACCCAGACCGACCTCTCGGAGGCGCTGGAGAAGGTCCAACTGGGCGCCGAACGCCCGCTGGTGATGCCCGAGGAGGAACGCCGCCGCACGGCGTACCACGAGAGCGGACACGCCCTCCTCGGCATGCTCCAGCCGGGCGCCGACCCCGTCCGCAAGATCACCATCGTGCCGCGCGGCAGGGCGCTGGGCGTGACCCTGTCGACGCCGGACGCCGACAAGTACGCGTACACCGAGGAGTACCTGCGCGGCCGGATCATCGGCGCGCTGGGCGGCATGGCCGCGGAACAGGTCGTCTACGGCGTGATCACGACCGGAGCGGAGAACGACCTCGAACAGGTCACCAACATCGCGCGCGGCATGGTCGCCCGGTGGGGCATGAGCGAACGGGTGGGCCGGCTGTCCGCGCTCCCCAACGACGCCCAGCAGGCCTACGGGCTGGCCGCCGCCCCGCAGACCCTCGACGTCATCGACGGCGAGATGCGCCGGATCGTCGACGAGTGCTACGACGAGGCCTGCCGCAAACTCCGCGACCACCGGGGCCAGTTGGACGCGCTGGCCGAGGCGCTCCTGGAGAACGAGACGCTGGAGGAGGCGGACGCGTACCGCATCGCGGGGGTCACCCGGCTGACCAAGGACGAGGCCTAG
- the ftsY gene encoding signal recognition particle-docking protein FtsY: METVILAVVIAVVVLGVLGGLVVGSRRKKPLPPPPPAAPDITAPPAEPHIGDEAETPRDEPRRTIEEVDLPDGSTGVAVGEPPVVEELPPTEIEVPEPTAGRLVRLRARLSRSQNALGKGLLTLLSREHLDDDTWEEIEDTLLTADVGVAPTQELVEGLRERVKVLGTRTPEELRGLLREELLKLVGTDFDRTVKTEPETSKPGIVMVVGVNGTGKTTTTGKLARVLVADGRSVVLGAADTFRAAAADQLQTWGERVGAHTVRGPEGGDPASIAFDAVKEGKEIGADVVLIDTAGRLHTKTGLMDELGKVKRVVEKQAPLDEVLLVLDATTGQNGLVQARVFAEVVDITGIVLTKLDGTAKGGIVIAVQRELGVPVKLVGLGEGADDLAPFEPEAFVDALIGE, translated from the coding sequence ATGGAAACCGTCATCCTTGCTGTAGTCATCGCCGTGGTCGTGCTCGGTGTGCTCGGCGGGCTCGTCGTCGGCAGCCGACGCAAGAAGCCGCTGCCCCCGCCGCCTCCCGCAGCGCCCGACATCACCGCCCCTCCGGCCGAGCCGCACATCGGCGACGAGGCCGAGACGCCCCGCGACGAACCGCGCCGGACGATAGAGGAGGTGGACCTGCCCGACGGCTCGACCGGAGTCGCCGTCGGGGAACCGCCCGTCGTCGAAGAGCTCCCGCCGACCGAGATCGAGGTCCCGGAGCCCACCGCCGGCCGCCTGGTGCGGCTGCGCGCCCGTCTCTCCCGCTCGCAGAACGCGCTCGGCAAGGGTCTGCTGACCCTGCTGTCCCGCGAGCACCTCGACGACGACACCTGGGAGGAGATCGAGGACACCCTCCTCACCGCCGACGTCGGCGTCGCGCCCACCCAGGAGCTGGTCGAGGGCCTGCGCGAGCGCGTGAAGGTGCTCGGCACCCGGACCCCGGAGGAGCTGCGCGGGCTGCTGCGCGAGGAGCTCCTGAAGCTGGTCGGCACCGACTTCGACCGCACGGTGAAGACCGAGCCCGAGACCAGCAAGCCCGGCATCGTGATGGTCGTCGGCGTCAACGGCACCGGCAAGACCACGACCACCGGCAAGCTCGCCCGGGTGCTCGTGGCCGACGGCCGCTCGGTCGTCCTCGGTGCCGCCGACACCTTCCGTGCCGCCGCCGCCGATCAGTTGCAGACCTGGGGTGAGCGGGTCGGCGCCCACACCGTGCGCGGTCCCGAGGGCGGCGACCCCGCCTCCATCGCGTTCGACGCGGTGAAGGAGGGCAAGGAGATCGGCGCCGATGTCGTGCTGATCGACACCGCCGGACGCCTCCACACCAAGACCGGCCTCATGGACGAGCTCGGCAAGGTCAAGCGGGTCGTGGAGAAGCAGGCGCCGCTCGACGAGGTGCTGCTGGTGCTGGACGCGACGACCGGGCAGAACGGCCTGGTGCAGGCCCGTGTCTTCGCCGAGGTCGTCGACATCACGGGCATCGTGCTGACCAAGCTCGACGGCACGGCCAAGGGCGGCATCGTCATCGCGGTCCAGCGGGAGCTGGGGGTGCCGGTGAAGCTCGTGGGTCTGGGTGAGGGCGCGGACGACCTGGCGCCGTTCGAGCCGGAGGCGTTCGTGGATGCCCTTATCGGGGAGTAG
- a CDS encoding [protein-PII] uridylyltransferase, with product MSSTDVRKETEDSGPSGYAAARLRLLSEGAQSGPPRRSALSELTDDWLSGLFTAGAEGLRGVSLVAVGGYGRGELSPRSDLDLLLLHDGSDSGAIAALADRIWYPVWDLGLALDHSVRTPAEARKTAGEDLKVQLGLLDARHLAGDLGLTAGLRTAVLADWRNQAPKRLPELQELCAERAERQGELQYLLEPDLKEARGGLRDATALRAVAASWLADAPREGLDDARRRLLDVRDALHLATGRATDRLALQEQDQVAAELGLLDADTLLRQVYEAARVVSYASDVTWREVGRVLRSRAVRPRLRAMLGGGKPVAERSPLAEGVVEMDGEVVLARAARPERDPVLPLRAAAAAAQAGLPLSLHAVRRMAAHARPLPTPWPAEAREQLVTLLGSGAPTIDVWEALEAEGLITRLLPDWERVRCRPQRNAVHIWTVDRHLIETAVRASEFTRRVHRPDLLLVAALLHDIGKGWPGDHSVAGEIIAKDVAARIGFDREDVAVLAALVRHHLLLIDTATRRDLEDPETVRSVAEAVGTQSTLELLHALTEADALATGPAAWSSWRGSLVADLVKRVVAVLAGDDLEEPEAAAPTAEQERLAIEAVATGSPVLSLRAQTEPPTGEEPSGDPEPLGVELLIAVPDQPGVLPAVAGVLAMHRLTVRTAELTALDLPDGVEGSVLLLNWRVAAEYGSLPQAARLRADLVRALDGSLDIAGRLAERDAAYPRRRGVVAPPPRVTVAPAASRLATVIEVRAQDAPGLLFRIGRALEDASVRVRSAHVSTLGANAVDAFYVTGPEGAPLPGDEVASVTRKLEETLRG from the coding sequence GTGTCGAGTACGGACGTACGCAAGGAAACAGAGGACTCCGGACCCAGCGGCTACGCGGCGGCCCGGCTGCGTCTCCTCAGCGAGGGGGCGCAGTCCGGGCCGCCGCGCCGTTCAGCCCTCTCCGAACTGACGGATGACTGGCTGAGCGGACTCTTCACGGCGGGCGCCGAGGGGCTGCGCGGAGTCTCCCTCGTCGCCGTCGGCGGCTACGGCCGCGGCGAGCTCTCCCCCCGCAGCGACCTGGACCTGCTCCTGCTGCACGACGGCAGCGACTCCGGCGCGATCGCCGCCCTGGCCGACCGCATCTGGTACCCGGTGTGGGACCTGGGCCTGGCCCTCGACCACTCCGTACGGACCCCGGCGGAGGCCCGCAAGACCGCCGGTGAGGACCTGAAGGTCCAGCTCGGCCTCCTCGACGCCCGGCACCTCGCCGGCGACCTGGGCCTGACCGCCGGACTGCGCACCGCGGTCCTCGCCGACTGGCGCAACCAGGCCCCCAAGCGCCTCCCCGAACTCCAGGAACTCTGCGCCGAACGCGCCGAACGCCAGGGTGAGTTGCAGTACCTGCTGGAACCGGACCTGAAGGAGGCCCGGGGCGGGCTGAGGGACGCCACCGCGTTGCGCGCCGTCGCCGCCTCCTGGCTGGCCGACGCCCCGCGCGAGGGCCTCGACGACGCCCGGCGCCGGCTCCTCGACGTCCGCGACGCCCTGCACCTCGCCACCGGGCGCGCCACCGACCGGCTCGCGCTCCAGGAGCAGGACCAGGTCGCCGCCGAACTCGGCCTGCTCGACGCGGACACGCTGCTGCGGCAGGTGTACGAGGCGGCGCGCGTCGTGTCGTACGCCAGTGACGTCACCTGGCGCGAGGTGGGGCGCGTGCTGCGGTCGCGCGCCGTGCGGCCACGGCTGCGCGCCATGCTCGGCGGCGGGAAGCCCGTCGCGGAGCGGTCGCCGCTGGCCGAGGGCGTGGTCGAGATGGACGGCGAGGTGGTGCTCGCCCGCGCCGCGCGACCCGAGCGCGACCCCGTCCTGCCGCTGCGCGCCGCCGCGGCCGCCGCGCAGGCCGGACTGCCGCTCTCGCTGCACGCCGTACGGCGCATGGCCGCCCACGCGCGCCCCCTGCCCACGCCCTGGCCCGCCGAGGCCCGCGAACAGCTCGTGACCCTGCTCGGCTCCGGCGCCCCGACCATCGACGTCTGGGAGGCGCTGGAGGCGGAGGGCCTGATCACGCGGCTGCTCCCGGACTGGGAGCGGGTGCGCTGCCGGCCGCAGCGCAACGCCGTGCACATCTGGACCGTCGACCGGCACCTGATCGAGACGGCCGTGCGCGCCTCGGAGTTCACCCGCCGCGTGCACCGCCCCGACCTCCTCCTGGTCGCCGCGCTGCTGCACGACATCGGCAAGGGCTGGCCCGGTGACCACTCGGTGGCCGGCGAGATCATCGCGAAGGACGTCGCCGCGCGCATCGGCTTCGACCGCGAGGACGTCGCCGTACTCGCCGCCCTCGTACGGCACCACCTCCTGCTCATCGACACCGCCACCCGGCGTGACCTGGAGGACCCCGAGACGGTCCGGTCGGTCGCGGAGGCGGTCGGCACGCAGTCGACGCTGGAGCTGCTGCACGCCCTGACGGAGGCGGACGCGCTGGCCACCGGCCCGGCGGCCTGGTCGTCCTGGCGGGGTTCCCTCGTCGCCGACCTGGTGAAGCGGGTCGTGGCCGTGCTCGCGGGGGACGATCTCGAGGAGCCGGAGGCCGCCGCGCCCACGGCGGAGCAGGAGCGGCTGGCGATCGAGGCGGTCGCGACCGGCAGCCCGGTGCTGTCGCTGCGGGCCCAGACCGAACCGCCGACGGGGGAGGAGCCGTCCGGCGATCCCGAGCCGCTCGGCGTGGAGCTGCTGATCGCGGTGCCCGACCAGCCGGGTGTCCTCCCGGCGGTGGCGGGCGTCCTGGCCATGCACCGCCTGACCGTCCGGACCGCGGAACTGACGGCGCTGGACCTGCCGGACGGGGTCGAGGGCTCGGTGCTGCTGCTGAACTGGCGGGTGGCGGCGGAGTACGGCTCGCTGCCGCAGGCCGCGCGGCTGCGGGCGGATCTGGTGCGGGCCCTGGACGGGTCGCTGGACATCGCGGGCCGCCTCGCCGAGCGGGACGCGGCCTACCCGCGCCGCCGGGGTGTCGTCGCCCCGCCGCCGCGCGTGACGGTCGCCCCGGCCGCGTCCCGGCTGGCCACGGTCATCGAGGTACGCGCCCAGGACGCCCCCGGGCTGCTGTTCCGCATCGGGCGGGCGCTGGAGGACGCGAGCGTACGGGTGCGCAGCGCGCACGTCTCGACGCTGGGCGCCAACGCCGTCGACGCCTTCTACGTCACCGGCCCCGAGGGCGCCCCGCTGCCGGGCGACGAGGTGGCTTCGGTGACGCGGAAACTGGAGGAGACGCTCAGGGGCTGA
- a CDS encoding bifunctional DNA primase/polymerase, which translates to MGFTIGSSRGIRDIRSSSRRRGRSSECTAVAEFTGLWGWDVVPGARAAAGACSCGHSDCRAPGAHPLDFAPEVPAGATLDEVTSAWAEFPGASVMLPVGRAFDVIEVAEPAGRRALVRLERMGLPLGPVTATPEGRAHFFVAPGAAAELPELLYRMGWDDPTSLDLRGLGPGTHITAPPSDRGGLGPVHWLRPPALDSATKPPAARLLLGTLAYVAHRSRA; encoded by the coding sequence ATGGGCTTCACGATCGGCAGCAGTCGGGGGATCCGCGACATCCGGTCCTCCTCGCGTCGCCGCGGCCGCTCGTCGGAGTGCACCGCCGTGGCCGAGTTCACCGGCCTGTGGGGCTGGGACGTGGTCCCGGGCGCCCGGGCCGCCGCGGGCGCGTGCTCCTGCGGCCACTCCGACTGCCGGGCGCCGGGCGCGCATCCACTCGACTTCGCGCCGGAGGTGCCGGCGGGCGCGACGCTGGACGAGGTGACCAGTGCCTGGGCCGAGTTCCCGGGCGCCTCGGTGATGCTGCCGGTCGGCCGGGCCTTCGACGTCATCGAGGTGGCCGAGCCGGCCGGGCGCCGCGCCCTGGTCCGCCTGGAGCGCATGGGCCTCCCCCTCGGCCCGGTGACCGCCACCCCCGAAGGCCGCGCCCACTTCTTCGTCGCCCCCGGAGCCGCCGCCGAACTCCCGGAACTCCTCTACCGCATGGGCTGGGACGACCCCACCTCCCTGGACCTGCGCGGCCTGGGCCCGGGCACCCACATCACGGCTCCCCCGTCCGACCGGGGCGGTCTGGGCCCGGTGCACTGGCTGCGCCCCCCGGCCCTGGACTCGGCAACGAAACCACCGGCGGCGAGGCTGCTGCTGGGGACGCTGGCGTACGTGGCGCATCGATCCCGCGCCTAG
- a CDS encoding LLM class flavin-dependent oxidoreductase, with protein MPVSVVRFNLVEPGATPASLRARYQAALEMAAYADEHGITTVQTEEHHGVANNWLPSPFAFAAAVFGATRRIAVTVSAIIGPLHDPLRLAEEIAVLDLLSGGRLVTVAGIGYRPEEYALFDVEWKRRGKLQDELLETLLKAWTGEDFTYRGRTVRVTPRPFTDPHPLLLVGGSSEAAARRAARLGLPFFPSAHLPELEAYYKERLVEYGTEGWTMMPAAETPLLHLAEDPGEVWATHGEHFLHEARTYASWQSGDIRSAVKSAATDVAGLRAEGVYRVLTPDECVAQGLDNLVLHPLAGGMPVAEGWRSLRLFCEDVLPRLGG; from the coding sequence ATGCCCGTCTCCGTCGTCCGTTTCAACCTCGTCGAGCCCGGCGCCACCCCTGCCTCCCTGCGCGCCCGCTATCAGGCCGCCCTGGAGATGGCCGCGTACGCCGACGAACACGGCATCACCACCGTGCAGACGGAGGAGCACCACGGCGTCGCGAACAACTGGCTGCCCTCCCCCTTCGCCTTCGCGGCAGCCGTCTTCGGCGCCACCCGCCGCATCGCGGTCACCGTCTCGGCGATCATCGGCCCGCTCCACGACCCCCTGCGGCTGGCCGAGGAGATCGCGGTGCTGGACCTGCTGAGCGGCGGCCGCCTGGTGACGGTCGCCGGGATCGGCTACCGGCCCGAGGAGTACGCCCTGTTCGACGTGGAGTGGAAGCGGCGCGGCAAGCTCCAGGACGAACTGCTGGAGACGCTGCTCAAGGCCTGGACCGGCGAGGACTTCACGTACCGGGGCCGTACGGTACGGGTCACCCCGCGCCCCTTCACCGACCCGCACCCCCTGCTCCTGGTCGGCGGCTCCTCCGAGGCCGCCGCCCGCCGGGCCGCCCGGCTCGGTCTGCCCTTCTTCCCCAGCGCGCATCTGCCGGAACTGGAGGCGTACTACAAAGAACGGCTCGTCGAGTACGGCACGGAGGGGTGGACGATGATGCCGGCCGCCGAGACCCCGCTGCTGCACCTCGCGGAGGACCCGGGCGAGGTGTGGGCCACGCACGGGGAGCACTTCCTGCACGAGGCCCGGACGTACGCCTCCTGGCAGTCCGGGGACATCCGGTCGGCGGTGAAGTCGGCGGCGACGGATGTGGCCGGGCTGCGTGCCGAGGGCGTGTACCGGGTGCTGACGCCGGACGAGTGCGTGGCCCAGGGCCTCGACAACCTCGTACTGCATCCGCTGGCTGGCGGGATGCCGGTCGCGGAGGGGTGGCGGAGTCTGCGGCTGTTCTGCGAGGACGTCCTGCCGAGGCTCGGCGGCTGA